Proteins from one Cryptomeria japonica chromosome 4, Sugi_1.0, whole genome shotgun sequence genomic window:
- the LOC131875268 gene encoding extensin-like, whose product MGAILGNVKVLQDGRSLSFMPFPVTPQELNQPTQEESSKPKRQRAPNKATTSSSEQEPPVVEPNPPTEAEAPKPKQRKAPTKKTTPPSFGQASIAKENPPPAQNPLLSQQEQPAQAPTASTPDKTSEDLAEEVEKKL is encoded by the exons ATGGG GGCCATATTGGGCAATGTGAAAGTGTTGCAGGATGGTAGGAGCTTAAGTTTTATGCCTTTCCCCGTCACCCCACAAG AATTAAACCAACCCACTCAAGAGGAGTCTTCCAAGCCAAAGAGGCAAAGGGCACCCAATAAAGCCACCACTTCATCCTCTGAGCAAGAACCACCTGTTGTTGAGCCTAACCCTCCCACTGAAGCTGAAGCCCCAAAGCCAAAACAAAGGAAGGCTCCCACCAAGAAAACTACTCCTCCATCCTTTGGGCAAGCCTCAATTGCTAAAGAAAACCCTCCTCCCGCTCAAAACCCTTTGCTTTCTCAACAAGAGCAACCTGCACAAGCCCCCACTGCATCAACTCCGGACAAAACTTCTGAGGATTTGGCTGAGGAGGTTGAGAAAAAGCTGtaa